Within the Miscanthus floridulus cultivar M001 chromosome 2, ASM1932011v1, whole genome shotgun sequence genome, the region acataaataaggacatAAATATAATCACAAACAAACATCTAGGGCTTTAAACTAACagattccatgagttttggtgaatctgtattttttgcagggtttatccagaaaaccgtcaaagtggacctacatgtcaaatttaattgcgcttatccatagCGAAATGGACAccaaaagactctagaagactcgagaggactccacgccAAGGCAGAGAGGCAGAGGTTGCCAGGTAGGGCTGGTtggccccacctgcaggccggctagcccctagggcccactatCAGCCTTCGCGTTGTTATGtctgttctccaccacctcctaggttgcatctacgccgtcctttaagttggtttgatccaagggttcacgttggacgctctggcctatatatacagcCCATGCCACCCCCTAGGCTTAACCCcaatcatcaagtcatttgagaagatagaaaccctaatcatccttacagctccaccatattctagggcatatcaagttaggctaggtctagagggaggcaagcaggctttgcttggattcccaatcttgtcaaaagctgggtttggtataatctttgtacccccctcttttgtacctccattatttttatatgctagctacaattgttatgacattattAGTATTCATcctattcatgttcttcattataatgttcaatgtctactttgattatatactcccaggtgaagtgctacaatagtaTAATTATCTTAGTATtgttctagtagtaatgctatgtagtaccaacaatcatctctggcatcatcactagggatgacaacatagtaaagtaatgttaggagatataggtttataataggtggctaataaacaagtgacaagttaataaataccaatagacTCCCTCTCTACTCTCCAggcgcaccctctctcatacctttCTGAACCCTAGCCAGAGTCGGAGCCGGATCTGATCCCCTTCATCAGCGGTGGTACAAGCCAGATCTGGACCCCCTATGTCGGCACCTGTTACGACCGAGCGCAGCGTCATCGTTGACAACCACCACACCAGATCTGCTACCCCTTCGTCGATGCCGATGACGTAGCGTAGCCAGGaaaaggaagaggtacccaaattccttttatgatgtgtgttgtATTCTAGTGGTTGAACCTAGTACATGTAGATAGTGATGGggttacatgtttcttagttgattgtAGTTCACATATGCTTTATTCGGGTAATAGCTTATGTATAAACAGTAGTgcacatgtgctttattcaaaTAATGGCTTCCATATAAGCTGTAGTTTAGGCGGCTAATTTGTATGCTCCTACTCTATTTTGTTGACATTCGGTACAAGGCTAACTCAATAAATGCATTTGTAATCTACATGTTGACATCTGGAATATCTCCCTAAAGCAGGGGAGCATGTTTAGGGATATGGTGATATAGAATTATAGATACAGATTTAGAAGAGCCAGTACCCCTTGCAATTGAGGTGCTCGTTCTATCTTGTTAGGTTGGGATGGGAGGGGGTTGGTTTAGGTAGCAATGCAATTCAATTTTTGCtgtgtggatagcaatgcaatgttTACATGCTTGTCGCTtaagtttgtttctccaatttcagACTATGGATTGAACAAGCCATAGAGAAGTCCCTACCAGTAGGGCAAAAGGCAACACCAATATGGGTCCTAGGGATGgcaatccaagagagtgaagccaaCTAGTCCAGCAGAGTTGCAGCTTCTTAGAGTTCCAACTAGGTCCAAAAGTCAGCACGCACAAGGCGAACAAAGCCCTATGAGGGACTGGTCATgtgaagatgaccttagccatgcAAAGAGGAAACTCCACCACTCCACCCGTAGAATGACCAAACTTGCAAAGGTTGATAttaccttagacatgtctataaatcaagtcacacttttgatatccatgttacttttctaacaatctaaatGTATGAAAACTATATAGTACCATTGCAGAGAAGAGCGAGAAAGTCGAGGCAAGCAACTAAGGGAGTTTTGcttcacaaaaccacccaatcaatgggaacaaggatgCCCATCTTGGTTGTCAAGGGGAAcaaaaggccacatgatccattgcaagctATCAAGTTTGCCTCGGAGGAAGGTGTAGTAGTTaggtctcaagtaccaattttcTCTCACTAGAAACATTACAAGCAGTGGATCAAACATCTTAATGGATTTGTGGCCAAGCTATCTGTAAGTATGTATATCCTCtattgacattcaactctacattgagcaacttagtaatggatttaatttgcattcacacttcTATAGTTGAGGCTAGCCATTGATCATAATGATGAAGCAACAAGAGAAGCATGCATGAGTGTATTCCAGTCTGTTATACGGCAGACATGGTACATGATCAAGAGATCCTACTTCAACAGCGTCCCCGCTGATCAAATCCGAAAGACCTCTCCTGTATCTTCCATGAATGACACACAGTGGTGGGCACTTGTCCAAAAGTGGTAAAGTTCCAAGAAcaaggtgtgcgtgtgtgtgaactcatttatttcttgtctagtctttatGTGGTCTATTTGTGCTGGAGTCTAACACAATTGTGGTTATAGGTAATCTCGAAGCAAAACAAGCGAAACCGTGCAAAAGTCAAGTACCATCATGTTACAGGATCTTGCTCCTATGTTGCCCAcctacaagcatatgtaagtgatggttgtgttactctttttatatcaaatacgCAATGCCTTTTGTGTCAACAGAATGGCATGTGCCATTTTAACGGAAGGAGAAAAACAGAAAGGACGTAGGACATGGTCAAGAAGTGTTcgatgaagaacatgatcgacctcatgaagatgttgatATAGTGGGAATCTGCAacaacttccataccagtagcaaCACGGGACTGAGTGATGTTGCAAGAGAAGCAGTGGTAAGTACATTCATTTGCTTTCCCTAAAATCTGTTgaagccattgccataaaaggaaaagtaggaggagcctaaagtggcaccatcattttgaagttgtaatattacaacagttaatatgttacttatgcattgtgcttatgaatctctatcggcagtaggctgaggaagacctatgcattacatGTAATGAAACAATCTTTTGGTTCTGCAATTTAAGTCCTCTTAACCTAATGTTTACTCCCTGGTGTTTGCATGAAGCTATAGAAACTATACGAGCAGAACCTATTGCTGATattgtttccaaggtcctctcccaggccagctgcaacaccttttctttgaagaatgctggtatcaggacaagctgctctagaCTTCGGGAACAGCTTGCTACTCAATAGGAAAGTTCAGCTGACCTCGCGCGAACAAGTGGATCAACTGAACAGGAAGGCAGAAAACACTGAAAGGGtgtttgaggagttcaagaaaCAGCAATAgaaggagtacaataagctccgtgagcatatcatgctcttaagcgCTGGTAACTATCAGTCTTGTTGATGCAGCGAACATGTGATTTGTTTGTTGTTTTGATGTGAACTTGTGGCGGCTTGATACGTGAACTCTGTTTGTGGTTTGCTGCTGAGCTGAACTACTGTTATTTTATTTaggttcaatataattatgcatgtagtcattttATGCAGCAGTGTAGATCTGAAATTATTTTttctgatgtaatgattggtgtGCATGTGGTAGATCTGGCATAGTCCACGTCGTTGAATAAGAATCTGACACATTGATGAACCAGTGAAAGACACGTGTAAGTGCTAGGACAGGACACGTGGGCTAATAGGAACCAAATATGTGGTACAAATCTGTTCTGCCACGTGGTTGAATCAAAAAAAGACGCATGGGTAGCTCAAGACGTGACACATGGCCCAATAAAATACTGACACGTGGACGTACAACATCGTGACAGTTGGTCGAGTAAAAGCAAGACACGTGGTGTATTGTGGTCACGCCACGTGGATCAATAAAAatatgatacatggtccaatgaagaagtgacacgtgactCAACCGCACAACGAtacgtgtgccaatagaaaactgactCGTGCAATAACAGGGACCCGACACGTGGTTCAGTAAGAACCTAAAACGTGCAAGAACTAGAAATGACCATGTTGTGCAATAAaaaggtgacacgtacccgaattatctccaatgcaaccggctatagcgtATACTTGTAGAAAGCATCTCTAACGGAAGCACCTGCCAGCATGGCTGCCCTCTGCCATGCATGCCAAGACAGTTCTATGATGATCATTTTTCGTCATAGATCAaaacacttctatgacgaatttcTACATTCGTCACAGAAGTTCAAGCATGACGCGACTTCTACGATGAACCATTTTTCGTCATAAATTCgccataaaactgaaattatgacgaatttgacTTCTTCAGTAATAAAAGTTGTTCGTTATGAAAGTGGAAATTCCTAGTAGTGTAGGCACGGTGATGGTGGTGGGTTGGCCGACGGCGAGCTCGGCAGCGAGGGCACCGCCTAGTGGACGGGGCTAGACAACAGGATGGCAAGAGCTGGGGCGGTGACAACGTTGCCTCTGAGATTAGCTCGGGGGAGGGGGGCAGCGGAGGCGGACCATTCGGTGGGGACGTCGCCGGGGACGGGAGGAGGCTGGCAGTAGGCAGGGGCGAGGGTGTTATGAGCTTCAACGGTGCCTCTGAGGTTAGCGTGGCAAAGGACATCGGAGGCAGACCCAACGGCAGTGGCCACCCAGGACGGGTGGAGGCTAACGGTAGGGCGGGGAGTGTGAGAGAGAAGGAGGCTGGCGGTAGGCAGCTGAAGGTTGAAGATGATTGACGCTTAATGAAAACGCCAGACACCTGCCGCGAAGACATACCCTTTCTAAATAGCACTGCACTCGCTCGCTACGCTTTATCATCCTCTTTACTTAAAATAAACACATGCTAATGGAGAGTGGATGTTTGATTTGCTCTGGGCCCCTTCTTGTCAGTCACTTGAAAAAGGAAATGATCATGGGCTCCGATCCTCCTAATCCTAAATATAAGAGGGAGATGTGGTGGGGTCGCATGCAGAGAAAAAGGGTCTGGGCAGCTGCCAGCCTGGCAAAGGAGGAATGGAGATTGAGATGAACGTCTCTCCTAAGACCCCGCCAAACTCCATCTAAAATAACACCTCCCTTGTCCAGCGCCATCACCAAAAACAGCAGCGACGAAACGAGCGAGaatatcaaatcaaatcaaaaccAAAAAGGAGAGGAGCGGAGCCCCGGACGGAGGAGACCCTTGCTGCCTATATTTCTCTCTCTTGCGGGAGAGGGAGAgatcaccagcaccaccacctccgaTCGATTCCCGTGGCCACTGCTTAGTCTCGTCTCCGTGACCTGTTTCTTGATTGGGCGGTGATTGGTGAAGGAAGGAGAAATTAAGATGAGCCTCTTCGGGCTTGGGAGCAAGTATGGCCTCTGTCTACTTCTTGCTCTATCCCGTTGATCCGATCCTTCGGTTAATTCTAGGCCAATTGCGTTGATATTTCTTTCTGCCATCAGATCGTctcttcttttattttttatctcGTTGTTAGTTTTCTTCAGATTTTGTTTTGCCTGCGGTAGGTGTGGAAGGTTGCATTTATGATTATCTGAATCTGCAGAAAAACAGAGGAGGAAAAGTGAGAGATTAAATGGTTTTGACCTTGGGAACAATAATGCCTGCACGTTCTAGCTCATCGCTGCACTCTTgagtttttcttttaaaaaatacatgttttttttcaatgtttgttcaccgaTTTGAAATGACGTACAATGTTATTTCCAACATTTCATGGATTATTCTGTTCGTGTATTCTCTTTTCCTTATTCAGTTGTAGTTGTACGTATCTCTGATTAGACTTTGTTTCGATGTGGTTTACTTATGAACAGGAATCAGAAGACGTTCAGGCCTAAGAAGAATGCACCGTCTGGCAATAAGGTCATTGGCGATCCGTGACTTTCGGATGATAACTAGTTCCGTTTTCATAATACTTATCTAGGGGGGATCTTTGTCCTTTTACTTCTGATCAAAATTCATTCATAAACTTCTTTCCATCATTTCAAATTTCATCAAAAAGGGAAAAAAAGGGAAGTGTTGTGTCACATGAAAGTAGAGAATCGAACAATTGGAGTCACTCGAGAGTTATAAGACAATACAAATTATAGGAAAGAAAAGTTTACTGATAGGCTCTCGCAAATTACAGAGCAGTTCTTTTGCGCCAATACAATGTGCATGGAAGGGCTGAAAACATTTCTTTTCCCTTGTTGTTGATATGTTTGATACAGGGTGTGCAGCTGAAGAAACATATTGATGCAACCTTAGGAAGCGGAAATTTGAGGGATGCGGTTCGGTTGCCGCCAGGGGAGGATCTCAATGAATGGCTGGCTGTTAATAGTAAGTTTTACATTAATTTGTATGTTCTAATGAAAAAGTGTACCGATCTAAGGAAAAATATGTACCATGTAACTATCACGAGTGTTGATCACAAAGTTGTTGCTTTTTCACAGCTGTTGATTTCTTCAACCAGGTGAACATCCTGTATGGTACTCTAATGGAGTTCTGCACACCAGCTACATGCCCAACAATGTCAGCTGGACCAAAGTAAGATATATGACGTCTTTGGGAGATATGTGGCCTCAAATACAGAACTCCTAATTTGATTGATAAGAGTTTTCAAATGGTGCCAACAAAAATTTCAGGTTTGAGTATAGATGGGCCGATGGGGTGCAGATCAAGAAACCAATAGAGGTTTCAGCACCAAAGTATGTTGAGTACTTGATGGATTGGATCGAAGCTCAGCTTGATGACGAATCCATCTTCCCTCAGAAACTTGGTACTTTATCATAGTAATTCTTGGGCTTTATTACATCAACAAGTGGTTAAGTCCTAGTGGAGAGGATTTGTGCACTTGTAATGACGGTAGTACCACAATCGCTGAATGGAATATTAAGATTAGCATTCTAGTTTCAATGTTACTATTTGCAATCCTCTACTAGAAGTTGCTAGTTGTAGAGTACGAATAGTTGTTAGCTGTAGATCATTGTGCCGTTATTAGTGAAGTGGAGTACTGGTAGCGATATGATGTTACTATGCATATAGTAAACTGAATATACTACTTTTGCAGGAACCCCTTTTCCACAAAATTTCAAGGAAGTTGTTAAGACAATATTCAAGCGCCTTTTCCGTGTTTATGCTCATATTTACCACTCGCATTTTCAAAAGATTGTCAGCCTTAAGGAGGAGGCACATCTTAACACTTGCTTCAAGCATTTTACATTGTTCACTTGGGTATGTTGCCTCTTGATTATTCTTTATCCTCTTGCCTTAACGCGAGTATACCAATGTTTTAGTGAATGATGTATTATTAGTTAGAAActtcaaaattttcataatttgatgaaaatgaaagaatttaaaactGATATGTAACTGCAAAACACTTAGTGACAATTTTCATTGAGTAGTGAGTGTGACATCATTACCACATTTTCTCTTGTTTGTAATCTGAATATATGTTAACTGAATGGAAGATCACTTAATTATAGTCTTTTTCTTTTTGAATTGGTTATGTTCTTTGTGCAGGAATTCAAGTTGATTGACAAAGCTGAGCTTGCACCACTTATTGATCTAATTGAATCCATTGTTTCAGTTTGTTGACATGACAACGATGATTATTTGGATCATTTttttttaggggggggggggggggggggggggggggttacaaCTAAGTGTCCAATATGAGGGTGAGACTAGAAGAATGGCCAAAAGTTATTTTTCCTTTGTTCATTTTTTGGGTGTCTTTCTCTACAATGAGACTTGACCATGTTTGTCCTTATGAAGTCCTGAAGAAACTATTCGGGGTTTAATGAGATAATGTTGTGTATCCTTCTTCTCTTGAATGACTCCATAAGTTCTGTTTGCAACAAGCATTAGTTTCTCACTCCTAAAGAACATTATTTATCTATCCATGTAATATATTAGTCTTGTTTTATAGATACATCTCTAGAAATGAGTTAACTTCTCTAAGAAAATGCATCTCAAGATTAATATATTATTTTCTTAGAGAAATTCTGGACATCCGAAATTATTTTTGGAGTCATTTGAACACTTAAGGTTTTTAGTACTAATTCAATGTGACATACAATTCTATTTTCTTGTTTCTGCGGTTGCAACAAGACAGATGTAATGAAGTCCAATGTAAGGGCTAAAAAATGGAGTTTCATGAATGTTCGCCTAGAATTTTTGTGAAGTCTAGAAAAGAGCCAATTTTATGAAGCATTGGAAAACTACCCACCCTATAAAGTGGCTCAATCTTAGCCATCACTCACACAAAAGGGCTGATGCACTTTTGAAATGAAATAAAAGGAAGGATTTTTTTTGCAGTTGTTATTTCTTGCCTACCTTTTGCTTTAGAATGGGGAGAGATGGCTAAGTGTACTAAAGAGGTGGATTATTAATCTATTCCACAATTCTTTTGTATCGATGGTTTGAATCCCTGTCTTCCCCAAAATACAAATTCTACATTCTAGTGAGGCTACTATGTTTACTCATGGGTGAGGCAAGCTCTTCTATTTTGATTCATGGTTTGACAAGCAACTTTAAGTTTTTGATGAAAATTTTTGCTATTCTACCTACCAAATAATTGAATGATGTATTTCattaaaaaacataaaaaatggATAAGAACCGAaaatgaaagtgcatctagccccaTCATGGGTTTTGGTGGATTAATGACATGCAATCAAAGGACTAatactgtcggtgcgaaaagtgagcaactagtaaatatttgtcgttttgccatacgttgtgatcggatatggccaagcactcaatgacatagggtttatacaggttcaggtaacatgccctatgtctagtttgagtcggtcggtgactttattcttgagcccaggtgctcgaagtttgctgcgGGGTTACAAATGAGTCCGATCGAactctagaccgaagggccaagagtgacgggagctcctacatgcTCTAAATATTTGAAtgtgtgctctgtgtagctttagaaagtctaaagctagcagagagtgagttGGAATGATCCGTCTGTTGTTTGTTGTTCGATCGTCCTCCCTCATTGGGAtagggcgcatccccttttatagatgaaggggacggccttacaagagaga harbors:
- the LOC136539146 gene encoding MOB kinase activator-like 1A — translated: MSLFGLGSKNQKTFRPKKNAPSGNKGVQLKKHIDATLGSGNLRDAVRLPPGEDLNEWLAVNTVDFFNQVNILYGTLMEFCTPATCPTMSAGPKFEYRWADGVQIKKPIEVSAPKYVEYLMDWIEAQLDDESIFPQKLGTPFPQNFKEVVKTIFKRLFRVYAHIYHSHFQKIVSLKEEAHLNTCFKHFTLFTWEFKLIDKAELAPLIDLIESIVSVC